GGGAGCTTTGAGCGCTCCCCAGGTAGCGAAGCTGCTTGGCACTTCTCGCCAGACACCCCACGACCGCGTGCAAGCCAAGACTCTACTTGGGGTAATGGACAAAGGAGCTTTAAAATTTCCGGCTTGGCAGTTCGATCCCGAAGGTTCTGATGGAGTCATTGACGGTTTACCGGAGATACTCAAGGCTTTGCATATGTCCGACTTTGCCAAGCTCAGCTGGCTAATGCGACCCAATCCCTACCTAGAAGGGCTAACCCCAGTGGAAGTTCTCAAGCAAGGCGGGAAAGATAGAGCGATCGCCGAAGCTCTTGCTGTAGGGGTGAGTTAGTTGACGAACCCTATCTGGCCCCCTCTACCGCCGCCCCAAGCAACTCCGAAGCCGAGTTTTCATGTTGTGGCAGCTGGCACGTTTCTGGTGCGCCTGTTCGAGCCTGGTCGTTATAACAACACGGCTCTTACCTTTCGCTACAAGGGACCATTTTCGCGATTCGACCATCATCGCGGTGAAGTGACGGGAGATGATACTATTCCACGAAAACCCGCTGTTGACGAGCAACGGGGAGTTTACTACGCAGCTTTTACCCTTTCGAGCTGCATCGTCGAAATTTTTGGGGATGAGGGAGTCATCCGCACAGATACCCACTACGTCGCCCGCCCTACCGTGACGCGGGACTTATTGCTATTGGACTTGCGCGGGTCTAATGCCATGCTATCAGGTACTATTAGCGCGATCGCTAAAGTGCGCGGGCGACTCATTACCCAGGCTTGGTCGCGCTACTTCTACGAAAACCCTGCCATTTACCAGGAAATTGATGGTCTAATTTACTCCAACGCCCACAATGACGAGGATGCAATTATCCTATACGAAAGAGCGAAGTCTGCCCTAGAGTGTCCGCCAGAGCAAGTTAGACCTTTATCTAACCCAGCGCTGCGGGCTGCGCTACTTGAGATTGCCCTCAAACACAATCTAAAGCCATTGATGTAGCACGAACAGTCAAATGTTGGGCTATTTATTATTTGATTATTTAGTCTTTGAGTCTGCACCCATTACGTAACTTTATCTTGTTGGGTACTCAAGTTATCAATACATAGCAATTCCATTAAGTATACAAACAGTATTTTCTGGAGTAGGCAATAAGCTCCGCGCTAGAAACAGCGCTCTTTAGGCTCTCCTACCCATTCTTAACTACTTCGCGATCGCTATATTGTTCGCATTCTTTCTGAGAGAATAGTATGAGGTAAGGCTTCTGCAAATTGCTTTTATTCTTTTCTACATTGCTGACATATAACATTGCTATTTATTCTAATTATTTCTCTCTACTATTCATTTCATTTTTCCAACACTCATATACTCACCTATTTACAACCCGTACATACATTCGCTTACTACGTGCGCTTCTGTCGGGACTCAGGGGGCATATGCCCCCCGAACCCCCTGCCAAAACCCTCTGGTTCAAAAATCTCACCAAGAACTCTCACACCTCACGCAATTTTTGCAAATCGTGGTAAAGTAAGCCCTATGTGGTGACAACATGACGATAGAAACACCACCCACTCTGCATGGTAGTCAGTATTTGCAATCTCAAAAACGCTGCTAAAACCGCTCACTACTACGAAGCAGAGAATTACTATGCCAAGAACGAGGGAATCGAGCAGAGCGAGTGGTACGGCAAAGGTGCAGTCGAGCAAGGACTTAGCAACAAAATTAAACCGCAAGAATTTGAAGCCGCACTGCATGGTAAAGCAGCTAACGGCATCCAACTGATTGCCGATCGGACTAATCGCAGGCTCGGAACAGATATAACTTTCTCTGCTCCCAAAAGCGTTAGTGTTGAAGCTTTAGTTAGGGGAGAAGATCGCATTATTGCCGCCCATATTGCATCTGTTAAAACCGCCCTAGAATACGTCGAGCGCGAACTGATTCAAACCAGAATTACCCGCAACAAGCAGACTTACAATGAGAAAACTGGCAATATTCAGGTAGCCCTGTGGCAACACGACACCAGCCGCCAAAAAGACCCCCAACTGCACACCCATTGCGTCATTCTGAATCAAACCCAGTGTCGCGATGGAAAGTGGCGTACCATAGATAACTCAGAAATTTTTCAGCAGCAATTATTGGTAGGAGCAATCTACCATAACGCCCTAGCCCATCAACTCGAACAGCTCGGTTACAAATGTGAATGGAATGCCGATGCAACTTTTGAACTGACGGGTTACACGCCGACTCAATTAGCCCAATTCAGCAACCGCCGCCAGGAGATCGTAGCCGCAGTGGGAGCAGAAGCCAGCGCCCAGAAACGAGCCTTTGCAACGCTCCAGACCCGCAGCGCCAAACAGCCGGATGCCGATCGCGCTGCACTCCAGCAGCAGTGGCGCAGCCAAGCCCAAGCCGTCGGGATCGAATATGCCAGCGATCGCATCAGGCAAGAGCGTAAGATCGGCTGCGAAAGTCTCGTCCAAAACGCTCAAGAAGTTTTGCTAGAAAGAGATATAGCCTTCAGCGATAAGCAGTTATTTCGGGAAGCCCTGCGACAGGATCGAGGAGCTTTGACCCCCACCGAAGTCGAGCAGGAAATCCAGCGGCAAAGGTTAGAGGGGCAGTTATTGACCACAAAAGACGGACGACTGACGACCGCTGCTGCCCTGGAGCGAGATCGGCTGCTCGTCACCATTGCCATACGGGGAAAAGCCAGATTACAACCGATCGCTACTCCTGAAGCAGTCGCGCAGATTGCTCGATTAAAGAATTTTACCTCTGGTCAAACAGCTGCCGTCGAGCTGGCTGCTACCAGCACCGACCGAGCGATCTTGATTCAGGGTGATGCTGGCACGGGGAAAACCTACGCCCTGAGCGGACTGCGAGAAATTGCTAACGGTCGGCAGCTACGCGGACTCGCCCCAAGTGCTGCTGCTGCTGCCACTTTGGAAAGCGAAAGCGGCATTCCCGCTCAAACTCTCGACAGCTACCTGCTCTCCCCCAATACCGCCAAGGGTGAAACCCTAATCCTAGATGAAGCCGGATTAATGTCGAGTCGGCAGGCTCTAGCCTTACTGAGTAAAGCCCAGCAGCATGAATGCCGAGTCATTTTAATTGGAGATACCAAACAGCTCAGTAGTGTCGAAGCCGGATGCCCCTTCCGACTCCTGCAACGAGCGGGCGTACAGACTGCTTACATGACCGAAAATAGGCGACAAAAAGACCCCGAACTCAAAGCCGCGATCGATCTAGCAGCTAGGGGTCAAATCGCACAGTCATACGAGCGCTTGGAGGCTAGCGGACGGGTTGCTCTGGTAGCTTCGCGGCAGGAGCGAACCGCAACCGTTGCCTCAAACTACCTGGCTCGGAATCAAAAGGAACGCGAGCAAACGCTCATCCTAACTGGGACAAACCAAGAGCGGGACGAAATTACTCAAGTTATTCGTGCCGGACTATTGGCTGAAGGTAGCCTTGGTTCCCAGAGCGTGACTGTACGCTCCCTAAGAAGTAAAAACCTTGACTCCTGGGAAAAGAAACAAGCTGCCTACTACGAGCTGGGTGACATCGTTACATTTAATGTTGACTACAAAAATTTCCCAAAAGGCAAACCATACTGCGTCACGGACGTAGATCCCGATACCAATACCATCACCTTGACCGACAGCTCTGGCAGAAAATGCATTAGCAGTTGCACTCAGCACGTCAACCGCGAGGTGTATCAGCTCCGCTTCCTAGAACTGAGAGTTGGTGACAAAGGTAGATTCACCAAAAACGATCCAAAGAGCAAACAAATCAACGGACAGGCTTTTCGGGTGACGGATGTTAATCCGCAGACTGAAGAGATAACGATTCTAACGAAGGGGTGGTCGCGCACCGTGCGAGCCGCAGATTTAATTCATGCAGATTACAACTACGTCAGTACCACCTATTCGTCGCAGGGCAAAACACTAGATGCAGCGATCTGGTGCGTTGACACGGCGCAACCGAAACTTTTGGGCAAAGAGGCTTACTACGTTGCCGTCAGCCGCGTTCGCCACGAGCTAAAGATTTATACCAGTGACGTTGAAGCTCTCAGCTGCGCGATCGCTCCGACTCGTGCCAAGGCTAACGCTAGCGAGTTGCTTCAAGCCAAGCTGGAGAAAGAGCCTGTAGTGCAGCCGCCCAAAGCGATCGCCACTCCCCAGCCCGTCTCTGTGGCAGAGGCAGCACCGCAGCCAGAGCGTAATTGGGCAGCAACTAGCCCGACACCAGCTCCAGCCCTTTCCCAGGCTGAAAACGATCGACCATCACCTCAACAACCCGTCCATTTTTCTAAAACCCCAGCACTCATAGATCGGTTCTCGACTAAAAAAGAATCCTTGCTCGATGAGAGCGATGAGGCTTTGGTTGCCCTTGTGCAGACTGTGCGAGAGTGGCAAAAAAAGCGCCCCCGCGAACCAGTGCAGGTTTACGGTGAGGGGCTATTAAAACGAGTCATCGATCTAAAACAGCAGAAAGCCGACTGGGAAAAACAGCAGCAACAACAAGCGGACGAACTAGCCCATCTGGGCAAGCCAAGGTCTTTGTTTAACCCATTTGGTCCCAGCGCCGACTTGCTCCGCGATAAGCAGCTGTCGTTGAGCCAGACAATTGCAGCTGGGCGCGATGTCGAGCGCCAGCTCTCCAACGCTCGTGCCACCTTCCAGGCTTGGCAACAGGAAGCAAAGCAATACCTAGATTGGCAAAATAGCCCGCATACCCAACAGATGCAGCGGCTATCCCAGGCACTAGAAACACCCCTTGTGCAAGAACGCCTGCGGCAGATTCAACAGGGATATTCTCTGCATAGTGCGGCGCAATCCATCCTCAAGGCAATAGGTACGCAGGAGAATGGCTGTCGCTATCTTCAAGGCAAGTTTTACCGGATTGAGGAAAGAGACTCGACGTTGACAATTTGGCATCAGCGCCAGGAGAAGCCCATCTATCGTGGTATCGAGCGCAGAGAACGGGACGGAATTATCGCGATCGCCCAGAAAAACTTTACCAAGCAGGATTTGGAAATTCTCTTAGGCTATGCCCATCAGCTGAAGCAGGAGCAGGAGCAAAAATTGCAGCGCAGCCACCAGAGGGAGCGAGGCTTTGGTATTGGACGTTGACGAATCCAGGGGATAGAGCCGTTGCTTTTACTAGCAAGTCAAGGAATTGCGACCGAGAGGGTGCAGTCAGCAGTAGTTGGATTATCTTTGTACAACCATTAGGGGGAAAAGACTAGAAAGGCAAACAAAATAGGGCATTCAGAGGTCACACGGAGCATAAGCGCTTCCGGCGCTTGTACCAATGGGCGCTGCTCCTCTTGCCCCTCAAAGAACAAGATTCGGGAATGGACTCAGCCATTGAACTTGTGTATACTTTACGGTATATACAAGTTTATGGAATTTGAATGGGACGACCAGAAAAATCAAGCGAATGTTGCAAAGCACGGCATTAGTTTTGAAGAAGCTACCGAAATTTTTGACTACCCAATGTACGAGACAGTTGATAGTCGTGCCGACTACGGAGAAACAAGGTACATCGGGATTGGAAGAAACCAATATTTTGTGATTTTCACAGTCGTTTATACCGAGCGAGAGGCAGCTATCAGAATTATTTCAGCACGACGAGCAACTAAACAAGAAAAGAAGCTTTACCATGACTACTATACGCAAACATAAAGATGAAATTCCTCGTATGAGCGAGCAACGAGCAAAAGAGATTGAAGCAATGTCTGATGAGGACATTGATTTCTCTGATATTTCGGAGCTAGATGAGGACTTCTTCAACAATGCAAAACTGGTAGAGAGAAAACCAAGAACCGAAGCAATTAGTATTAGGATTGATACGGATGTGCTTCAGTGGTTCAAGCAACACGCCAAGAATAAAGGTTATCAGACGCTTATTAATGATGTGTTACGCACATATGTTCGCCACAGCAAAGAACCATAGTGTAATGTCAGAACGGCAAACACAACTAAAACAGTTGTAATAAAAAATACATATACTTATCCACTACTAATCAGCTAGAAATTCTCCTAATCCCTCCCGCTACAGTAGAAGAGACGCAGTTTGAGATGCGCGTTGCTGTGTACCAAAATCATGGTGGTGTTATGGGGCGTTAGGGTAGCGAGACCCTAATCCCTGAGTTCGATCTGATAACTGTAGCCCTGCTCGGTGAGAAACAATTGCCGATGACGAGCGAAATCTTCTTCGCAGGTACGCAGAGAAACCAGAGTATAAAAATGCGCTCGCCCACCATCCGACTTAGGCCGGAGGATGCGACCGAGGCGTTGGGCTTCCTCCTGGCGCGAACCGTATTTACCGGAGACTTGAATCAGGATATCGGCATCAGGTAAGTCGAGGGCAAAGTTGCCTACCCGCGACAGCACCAATCCCTTAATTTCTCCAACGCGAAATTGCTGGTAAAGCCGCTCTCGCTCTGCCTGAGAAGTTTTACCCGTCACCAGCGGCATAGCCGTTACCTTTGCCAAGGTTTCTAGTTGGCTAATGAACTCGCCGATAATCAGAATGCGGTGTCCGGCTGACTTGACCAACAAATCCTTAACCACTTCCACCTTGCGGGGATTTTCTGCGGCAACGCGGAACTGCTGACGACGAGGGGCAAGGGCGTATTCCATCTGACGATCTTCGTCTTGGGGCAGGCGAATTTCAGTACAGTCGGCAGCAGCAATAAATCCCTGCCCTTCCAGTTCCCGCCAAGGCACGTCGTAGCGCTTGGGACCAATCAGGGCGAATACGTCGCCTTCGCGCCCGTCTTCACGAATCAGTGTAGCAGTTAATCCCAAACGGCGACGGGCTTGCAGTTCGGCAGTGATGCGAAACACGGGAGCCGGAAGCAAATGCACCTCGTCATAAATAATTAGTCCCCAAGAACGGGCATTGAATAGCCCGAAATGAAGAAACTCATCGTCTCGGCTAGAGCGGTAGGTGAGGATTTGGTAAGTTGCTAAAGTAACCGGAGCAGTAGATTTCGTCTCGCCGCTGTACTCGGCGATCGCCTCTTCTTTCAAATTCGTCTTATCCAACAGTTCCCGCTGCCACTGGCGCACCGAGGTCAGGTTACTCGTCAGGATTAGGGTATTCTCCTGCACCGCTGCCATCGCTGCCATGCCCACCATCGTCTTTCCCGCACCGCAGGGCAACACAATGACACCACTTCCGCCTTGGGCGCGTCCCGATTGGTAGAATGCCTCTGCTGCTGAGTGCTGGTAGTGCCGCAACGCAAAGGGACTGCCAGATCGCGCCACGTCGAGCAGTTGCAGCGGTAGGGCATCCCCTGACACGTATCCAGCAACGTCTTGGGCGGGATAACCAACACTCACCAACGCCTGCTTCAACAAACCCCGCAAGCTGGGATCTACCCAAAAAGACAGGTCATCGAGCCGCTTGCCTAGTAGGGGGGCAACTTGCTCGTCCCGACATAGTAATTCTGCCAGGGGACGGTCTGCCACCCGCAATACCAGTCCAGGCTGGGGATCTGACGGCTCGATTATCGTCAAGCCATATCTCTGTCCTAGAGCAACGATCTCCTGCTCGATCGCGCTCGGAACGGGATACTTGGCATACTGCCTTAGTGCCTCCGTAATGGCTGACACCAACATTCCAGCGGCACGGGCATTCCAAATAGAGAGCGGCGTAATTTGGTAAGTGTGAATGTGTTCGGGGCTTTTGATTAGCTCCGCGAACGGCGCGATCGCCGCTCTTGCTGCCTCCGCCGTCGGAGCGTGGACTTCTAGCAGGATAGAGCGATCGCTCTGCACGATCAAAGCATTTTCGGGTATGTAGGACATAATTTAATTCCCCGCTGGCACGCTATAGCCGAGTTTCCGCAAAGAGTTGCGGAACTTAGTTTCCGACTCGACAGGCACGACTAAGTAGCTAGCACTGCCAGCAGTTGTATTACTAGGATCGTCGCCTGCTAAGAAGCAATATTTTTTGGTGCGGGAGTCATTGGCAATCAAGGCAGCAAGAGCGGGACTGGCACATTTAATCAACCGCGCTGTCCCCAAATTTTGTAAATCTGTACCACGCTCTCGAATATCTGTCAATAACCGAAGTACGGTTTCGGGCAGGGGATGACTGCTACGTGCTTCCAACAGTTCTTGCAGCCCAGCTATGCTGCGTCCGCCTTCAATCGCGGACAGCAATTGCGCTTGGTCGAGCTTCCATACCGAATCAGAGATTTTCTGGGCGTAGGTGCTAAGTAGTAGCTCGTCGGCAGGAGAGACAGCGGCGATCGCGGCAATCTCCAAATTCGGCAGCACGCGCAACACGGGCTTGACTGCCATTGGCATCGGAGTATAGCTATCGGCAATTCCCAAGCAGTACGCTCCCAAGGCTGTCAGGCGGAAGTAAGCCAAGCCATCGTAGCGGCTTAAGAATGTAAACGTATTTGCCTCCAGCTCGCTATTGCCAACGATCGAATCAGCTGGATGGACGTAAGCGACATCAATCATCCCTAAAGTGGCGACGTACTCAAACAGCAGGCAGAGCAGGTATCGGGCTTCCAGCACCGCCCAGTCTCCGTCTTCCAACCTGCCGTAATAGGAGTTGTTCAGGCTGAGGTTTTCAGGCTGACGGCTGACCTCAAAATCGTAGCCTGCTGCGATCGTGTAACGGAAAAACTCCTCTACTTTTACCCATCTTCCCGCCGGACAGTCTTTGAGTGCGGCGGAGATCGCGCTTCTGCGACCGGATACAGCCGTCAGTCCCCGCTTGCCCTTGCCCGTCTGTCCCTTGATACTCTCAATCCGTCGCAGTTCGTCCAACAATGTCGTTTTCAGCCAGCGTTGCCAAAGAGTGCGAATGGTTTTTGCAGGTGGGTCGCTGAGGGCTTTTTGCCCTGCTTTTGTCAGGCTGAGGCGTTTGTTGGTTAATTCTGCTAGCTTAGCTGCTTGCACTAGCATTACCCAGGCAAAGGGTTTGATCTCGCCAACTTCCGGCACATCATCGAGATCGCGTTTTATATCTGCTAGGGTAAAAAACTTTACCCTAGACGATCGCTGATTGAAATCTTCTTCGTTGTAATTCTTTTGAGGCTGGGTGCGGACAAAGTTATCGTAGTAGTCGCCTCCTTCTAGTAGCGGGGCGATCGCCTTGAGGGTGGCTGAGGTGGGATAATAGGTTTTGTCGCTAACTGTCACCTTGCCCAGATCTATTAATCGCAGTACCGCTTGCAGGTCGTGTATTGCTGCTCGTTCCATCTCAGAAATGGTGACGGCAATTTCGTCGGTTACTTGCTCGAACTCCTTGCTCTTGGGGCTGTACCTGCGCCAAACACGGGTGAGAGATTGCGGCATATTCTCAGTGCTGTTAAGCTTTACGGCAGCTGGCTCTGGTACGAACTGCCCCAGTTGTCGCTTCAGGTCTTGCGGCATCCAGCCGTCATAGAAAAACAGACCCAACAGCGAGGGCTGGAAATTGTAGTAGTAGGAAATGCCAGTCCCCCAGTTAGGTTCCTGCCCATACTTGGCGATAAATTGGGCTGTGGGGAAGTCATCTGCTTGAGAATGCACCACTTCTGCCACCGCCGCCTGTCCCAGCGGTTCGAGCTGCTGCCACAAATCGCGCAAGGATTGCCCTTGCAAGTGCTTCAAGATAAACGCTACCAGCTCGGCTTTTCGGGTTGGTTTTGAACCTGTTGGAAGTAAGGCAGCGAGTCTTTTGAGCTGTTCTACCGTTCGATTTTGCAGGGCGATCTCAACTGTAGTCAGATTCTTTGATTGGTAGTGGAACATGGGCTTCTTTACTTCTATTGCAGAGTTTAGAGCAGAAATTCTCGTCACTGCACTTGCTCACCTGCGGATCGTAGCTACCCCCATCTTTTGTCTTAGGTCAACATTTGCAACGATACTAGCGTTAGGAAAGCTGTATCGGATGCACTCAGGCAGCGCTTTGCTCAAATATTCACCCGAATTCTACCGCTTTCTCTAATTAAATGATAGAAGGAGAGCGCGATCGCACCCTATTCTCTGTTCGGTTGCAATCTCCAAGCAATCTGTCACACAGCAGACCTCGTGCAACCAACTCGTGCCTGAGTGTATCCGCTGCCTCACCTTTAGGACAAACGGTTGACAAATTGCTCTAAGGAATCCACCGCCAAAGCCACATCCACCAACTCTTCCAGTCGATCTCCATCGAGTGCTTGCAAGTCTTGCTCCACTGAGGGCGGAACCGTCCCAAAGCGCGTGGCGAGTAAGCGCAACAACTGCCGCAATGCACCTTGCTGCAATCCCTGCTGTTGAGCCGTTTCTAATTGTTGTTGTGCTAAATCAGCCCTAGCTTGAGCCGCCTCCTCTGGTAGGGGAACGAGATTGCCCGATCGGTCATAGAAGCGCAACCACACTGCCCCAACTCGGTCTATCGTTCCAGACCAAGTTCCCAACCATAAACCCAACCGCTGACACCACAGCCACCCTTGTTCATTAGCCACCAAGGGCTGATAGCGTTGGTTGGCATCTAAATGCCACCCGCGTAAGGAATTCGGGTCAAACGGGTCGAATACGTAATAATCTGGGGTGCGGAAGATCTGCTCGTAAATCTCCTTTTTCACTCCCGTGTCTATCTCTGCGGTAGAGGGCGACATCAATTCCACAATGACATCGGGATAGCGTCCGTTCTCCTCCCACACTACCCACCCCAAGCGGTCGGTTCTGCCATCAACGCCCAGAGCCACAAAAAAATCTGGTCCGCGAAAATCTTTATTCCGCACCTGGGCGCTGCTGTAATAAATAAACATATTGCCCCCGACAAAATAATCATCGCGGTCAGCCATAGCGCTTGGCAGCGACCGGATCAGGGCATTCATAGCAATCCGGTGGCGATTCGTCTCCAAGGGTTCACCATCATCGAAAATTAACTCAGTAGGCGGCAGGGTCGGTTCCCAATCCACAACCGCTGTTGTCCGGGGCATTGATTCAAAATTCGTTTCGCTTGCCATTACGCCAACTCCCTACCTGTTGACTGCTTTGTAGAGAACGAAAGCAAAATTTTATCCATGCTTGCCTGACTCTCTTTGTAATTTCCTAGCAAACTCAGGATAATTTTCTAGCTCATCAAAAGAATCTACAGCTGGATGTTCGATCCGATTTTCTTGTGCGTGCAACTTATCCATATAAGTATGGAATGCTGCTTCATCATCTCGATGATTTAATACGTAAGTCCGTAACTCTTCCTTACTCATTGTCTGAAAATTGGGTTTCATAATTACTCGTCCATTCACCAAGTCAGTCAATTTCAATCTCGTTCTCTTCCCCAATTAACATAAATATATTTTTATTCCGAGCATC
The sequence above is drawn from the Chroococcidiopsis sp. SAG 2025 genome and encodes:
- a CDS encoding RES domain-containing protein, whose protein sequence is MTNPIWPPLPPPQATPKPSFHVVAAGTFLVRLFEPGRYNNTALTFRYKGPFSRFDHHRGEVTGDDTIPRKPAVDEQRGVYYAAFTLSSCIVEIFGDEGVIRTDTHYVARPTVTRDLLLLDLRGSNAMLSGTISAIAKVRGRLITQAWSRYFYENPAIYQEIDGLIYSNAHNDEDAIILYERAKSALECPPEQVRPLSNPALRAALLEIALKHNLKPLM
- the mobF gene encoding MobF family relaxase, which codes for MVVSICNLKNAAKTAHYYEAENYYAKNEGIEQSEWYGKGAVEQGLSNKIKPQEFEAALHGKAANGIQLIADRTNRRLGTDITFSAPKSVSVEALVRGEDRIIAAHIASVKTALEYVERELIQTRITRNKQTYNEKTGNIQVALWQHDTSRQKDPQLHTHCVILNQTQCRDGKWRTIDNSEIFQQQLLVGAIYHNALAHQLEQLGYKCEWNADATFELTGYTPTQLAQFSNRRQEIVAAVGAEASAQKRAFATLQTRSAKQPDADRAALQQQWRSQAQAVGIEYASDRIRQERKIGCESLVQNAQEVLLERDIAFSDKQLFREALRQDRGALTPTEVEQEIQRQRLEGQLLTTKDGRLTTAAALERDRLLVTIAIRGKARLQPIATPEAVAQIARLKNFTSGQTAAVELAATSTDRAILIQGDAGTGKTYALSGLREIANGRQLRGLAPSAAAAATLESESGIPAQTLDSYLLSPNTAKGETLILDEAGLMSSRQALALLSKAQQHECRVILIGDTKQLSSVEAGCPFRLLQRAGVQTAYMTENRRQKDPELKAAIDLAARGQIAQSYERLEASGRVALVASRQERTATVASNYLARNQKEREQTLILTGTNQERDEITQVIRAGLLAEGSLGSQSVTVRSLRSKNLDSWEKKQAAYYELGDIVTFNVDYKNFPKGKPYCVTDVDPDTNTITLTDSSGRKCISSCTQHVNREVYQLRFLELRVGDKGRFTKNDPKSKQINGQAFRVTDVNPQTEEITILTKGWSRTVRAADLIHADYNYVSTTYSSQGKTLDAAIWCVDTAQPKLLGKEAYYVAVSRVRHELKIYTSDVEALSCAIAPTRAKANASELLQAKLEKEPVVQPPKAIATPQPVSVAEAAPQPERNWAATSPTPAPALSQAENDRPSPQQPVHFSKTPALIDRFSTKKESLLDESDEALVALVQTVREWQKKRPREPVQVYGEGLLKRVIDLKQQKADWEKQQQQQADELAHLGKPRSLFNPFGPSADLLRDKQLSLSQTIAAGRDVERQLSNARATFQAWQQEAKQYLDWQNSPHTQQMQRLSQALETPLVQERLRQIQQGYSLHSAAQSILKAIGTQENGCRYLQGKFYRIEERDSTLTIWHQRQEKPIYRGIERRERDGIIAIAQKNFTKQDLEILLGYAHQLKQEQEQKLQRSHQRERGFGIGR
- a CDS encoding BrnT family toxin, whose amino-acid sequence is MEFEWDDQKNQANVAKHGISFEEATEIFDYPMYETVDSRADYGETRYIGIGRNQYFVIFTVVYTEREAAIRIISARRATKQEKKLYHDYYTQT
- a CDS encoding BrnA antitoxin family protein; this encodes MTTIRKHKDEIPRMSEQRAKEIEAMSDEDIDFSDISELDEDFFNNAKLVERKPRTEAISIRIDTDVLQWFKQHAKNKGYQTLINDVLRTYVRHSKEP
- a CDS encoding DNA repair helicase XPB, whose protein sequence is MSYIPENALIVQSDRSILLEVHAPTAEAARAAIAPFAELIKSPEHIHTYQITPLSIWNARAAGMLVSAITEALRQYAKYPVPSAIEQEIVALGQRYGLTIIEPSDPQPGLVLRVADRPLAELLCRDEQVAPLLGKRLDDLSFWVDPSLRGLLKQALVSVGYPAQDVAGYVSGDALPLQLLDVARSGSPFALRHYQHSAAEAFYQSGRAQGGSGVIVLPCGAGKTMVGMAAMAAVQENTLILTSNLTSVRQWQRELLDKTNLKEEAIAEYSGETKSTAPVTLATYQILTYRSSRDDEFLHFGLFNARSWGLIIYDEVHLLPAPVFRITAELQARRRLGLTATLIREDGREGDVFALIGPKRYDVPWRELEGQGFIAAADCTEIRLPQDEDRQMEYALAPRRQQFRVAAENPRKVEVVKDLLVKSAGHRILIIGEFISQLETLAKVTAMPLVTGKTSQAERERLYQQFRVGEIKGLVLSRVGNFALDLPDADILIQVSGKYGSRQEEAQRLGRILRPKSDGGRAHFYTLVSLRTCEEDFARHRQLFLTEQGYSYQIELRD
- a CDS encoding Uma2 family endonuclease; its protein translation is MASETNFESMPRTTAVVDWEPTLPPTELIFDDGEPLETNRHRIAMNALIRSLPSAMADRDDYFVGGNMFIYYSSAQVRNKDFRGPDFFVALGVDGRTDRLGWVVWEENGRYPDVIVELMSPSTAEIDTGVKKEIYEQIFRTPDYYVFDPFDPNSLRGWHLDANQRYQPLVANEQGWLWCQRLGLWLGTWSGTIDRVGAVWLRFYDRSGNLVPLPEEAAQARADLAQQQLETAQQQGLQQGALRQLLRLLATRFGTVPPSVEQDLQALDGDRLEELVDVALAVDSLEQFVNRLS
- a CDS encoding DUF6887 family protein, translated to MKPNFQTMSKEELRTYVLNHRDDEAAFHTYMDKLHAQENRIEHPAVDSFDELENYPEFARKLQRESGKHG